GATCCCGAGTAACGGACAACTTTTGACTGAGTTTCATCATAACTGAACATAgtaaccaggaggtcaccagtgGATGTGACACACAGCTTACACGGTCCCCATCCTTCTAATTTGAAAACCTCTTCTGTATGTccattctttattttatttactttcccTGCTGTCCAATTGGATAATAGCAATAATAATAGATCACCATTAGTGTCTACAGCTATATCATTTGGCCCTTTTTCTGCATTTATTTTGACTGTCTGGAGAAGTGAACCTTTAGTATTGAAGCATTTGATACCATTGGTCATTCCACTCGTCCATATACTACCATCTTTAAGACAGGTAACATTGCGTTGTTTTTCATACCCAGTCTGTATTGTGGCAACAAGCTCTGGTTCATCCAGTAGTTCTCTAACTGAAGTGTTTGGTTGGTTAGGTGACCAGGTATTTTCTTCTGTAGCAGTAGATAATGGGGTGATCTGTCCAACCAAACTACACAGCTTCTCGCGATCTAttggttttgaaataaatgttggCAGCGATACCTGGACCTTGGGTGGAAGCTTGCTAAACTCTCTGACCTTAGAACTGTATTCAATGATTGGAAATACTTCCGTGGAATATTCCATTTCCTTTAAGGTATGTAATGCTTCTTTTATGAGAGACTGTATCTGTTTAATTCCATCCAAGTGTTTCTGTAGAATGTctctgtgttttatttttatctcgctgatttcagttttcattttattgatggtgatgtcgatttctctgtgccattgcTCTCCTTGTTTGGACATTGTTGTTGTAAGTTTCTCATATCCTCCATCCAGGTTGGCAAGCTGATTTTCCAAATCAAGTGCAATTTCTTCATATGTAGGAGAAATGATGTTTTGGAATTCTTTTGTATCTTTTCCCAAAATTTCTTtctttgtattgtaaacttcTGACACTTCTAGGAATGTATGCCCTCTATGTTGTGCAGATGCCGTACAAGAAGAACAAATCAATATTTCATCGCAATCTTTGCACTGAAATTCGCAATTTTTTTGTGAATGCGTTCTACATTtcggataaatgagggttgGTAGTCGTTCCTGAAAAGGAACTATTTCATGTTTGTCATATCCATCATATCCATCGGAGATGTGATCTATTACACAGAGCATGCAGAGGTTGacatgacaaaagtcacagtagctgtgtactatggcggtctcacaaaggtcacatcgATGCACATCCTGGGCACTGTTTTGGGGATCCATAGTTTTCTACAAATGaatatgtatgaaaaatataattatattattcgGTTATCCTTATCGATAAAAGTGTACACACAAGCCATCTCGATACACcgttgaggtttttttttaaaagatatagtgataaataaactgtacatatatcaaataagcaaaaaaactGCAGTTTAGGGATAAAAATGAATAGCTAAGGATGTGTGTGGGTGGGGTGtataacaggcacgtagcatcagggccccccccctagcccccccccccacactttttctcacaggaactaattttttaaaatttacatataaaaaattgaattatcatggagttggcccccccacttttttggaggatgtaaaaaaattgatatgaaaataaggaaattaggattgaaattgaagttatatactatgctagcccccccccccccccccccccccccccccccccccccccccccccccggataaggaatttgaagatttttgggaagtcttatttccctttttttttttttttttttttgcttgtcaagatttttcggatgagtctggccccccccccccccccccccccactttcaaaaacgatgctacgtgcctgtataaTAAAATGTATCAACTGACAAATAACCCTAGAAAGTAAAGCGCTGAAACAAAACACAAATCCCCTTCACCTGAACATGGAAGTTTTATTTCACTGTTTCACCTCTACCGGTTGACATCAATTTGGAGGCGAGTACGTTAAACAGCTCTATAGagaaagtgaaagtgaaagttATATTGTTGAAAAAGATATATTAAAGTTCTAAATTGATGGAAATTATGTACATTGCAGTTGAAGAAGATGcataaaatcaaatgtatagtaaatatagaagtttttaTCATACAAAAACAACATACCGTGTAtctatataatttgttttaaccCTCCGATTCTAACATGGCTGATCTTGCTTGCAATGCGGTCACTTGACAGCAAACTGAAATAGAGTTATTTCCCGTGTGTCTAAAcaaatgttctttttttatgtCTGTATGAAGAAAAACAGTTGATTAATAGCATATTGTGTTACATCTGGAGCccaattttacacttttattatatttcttcTGAGAgagttttttttccttttattttcataataccATGGGATAGTTTTGTGCTATATATGTACGTCAGTCGTGACAATTGAGATAAAAGTCAGAAAGGAAAAACGGACGGACACTGGACAAGAGTTTACCTTATACActgtattgtacatgtagctgAGGTGCGCTGAatatgatagatagatagatagatagagatagatagatagatagagagagagataaagagagagagagagagagataaacagacagatatatacatgtagatagatacacacacacacatgaaatgtatataaaaaaatccgaaaaataaaataatagtacctggaatttcatttttgaaaatgccACTTTCCCAATAAAACGgtttcttctgttttattttttgttaacattgttcATGATAATAACCATAATGTGTCAGCAACAGATATTGCCACACACCTTGTTCACTTAAAGAATAATTTATCTGTCATTAACTCCATTTTTTGGCGACTGTAAGCACAGAGCCTCTGTAGACATTCGCTGaacaaaaataagaattttctACTGATTAACCCTAACATTTGAAGCCATAATTAATATACCCTCTTCAACATCCAAGATTAATAGTGTACTTGTTAAATATGAATCAGATTGAATAACAACAGGAATTAGCTTAGAAACAAATAAAAGgatttattgataataaaatttgaGGAGTATTGCACATAGTTTAAAAATAATAggcatattttaaacaaataaatgctGGTATACACATTAAATCTGAATAGTTACACAGTCAAATTGACACAATACATCCAAATTCtacaaataaataacaatacaaattaCACTAACCTTTTTCTAAATTGAAATGCAtctgtatttaatttttacattcaaCTATAAGTTATtattttctcattaaattataatCCATCAGCTAAAACCAATTTGTTAGGCCTAAATAAAAAAGCCATTTTCACTCACAAGGCATTTTAAAGCTCACTCTGTTTTTCAATGCATCACACATTCACACAGTCATAAAATACCAAAAATGATCAAAACCAATGGCATCATTAagttaaaaacagttttaaatttaaaaaagtttaacatGTGGGTTTTGGTAAGGAACGAGTGACTAGAGATCAAACATTGATGTTAATTGTTCGTAGAACGTGTTTTTCGGAGTCATTGTGATGTGAACTGAAGGTACTGTAACACGCTTGTTGGGACAAAGACTGGAGGAACTCCGTGAGGTATGCCTAGAAAAAATTGGAGAAAATTAAACTTCACTGTTTACAGCATGTGATGCTGATTAATACGAACTGAGACACGTTCTTATAGATCATCCCCCCCCCTCTAATGCCTCtatttgttgcatttttaaacaattgaagAAAAATTCATGATTTATAATTTTGCGATTTAAAGATGAGTATTAATCTATTATACATAAAACAGcaggttttttttcatccatttCCTTTTAACTATCGACAGGAGTGTGCATATTATATATatgcagggttgtctctaaaaattgaagtagaaggaggaaatgaaaaagtagaaggtggtctgggggtcttgcttatagctacattgtgtttgaaatgcaaaaatagccGGGTAATAAAGGCATTATAAGTgggggaattccccgcctcccgggtctAATAGACAACCCTGTATATGTATGTGTACTTGACTCAAAAGTTTTGAGTAATGttaataaatatgaaacaataatGAAAGCATCTTAGACTATGTATTTTTACACTGACTTTTTCTCTCTTCATACTTTCAAATATATCCATGTATTGACATGCACACTGACCTGTAAATCTATCTGGTAGGTCGGGTCTTTGGAGAAATCGGGGTCCTCTTCCTCCTCATCATCAACATCATACCCTGAAGTAAAGCATTTcaaacatttaatcaaatgttcattcaaatatcagggctcgacattaacgcttgtccgcttgtccggtaccagttaaaaaaatatacggacaagtgaatattgcttGCCACTTGTTCGACTGGACAAGTGCAAttttatgtaaagaagtctccaacattttaaaaagtaaagaaagttttgtgataagtttatcCGTAGTCCCGTTataagtttatcgattagttattTTAAGTTTCGATCCCgacttcaaattgaaatgcaattgagttactcttaatcgggattgaagttcactaattacaaacaactttcaatattgaactgtaaaggtgtggatcttagttcttacaaagtaccaaacacacgttatcaaaaagaaaggaagaacaGGTAGCAAAGATAAACTTAAGGATTGTGGaaagaaatgtattttattttcggtttcattcatcattgatagattatgatgactttccatgtttagtttaaaatacagctgacaaatcaatataagagttacatgtattttaaaacctgatgctaaatttaaaatgtcttaattgtaatttgccatgacaaagctacagctgacaaatcatgtttaatgttatatggAACCAATacactttaagtttccatttaGGAAATCAGGTTATTAATTATGGCAAGAATAATCGATAGATgatttattttagtaatacagaactgtagttttcaagttgccaatatttgatctttaatattgaaatttttttggacaagtgaagttgaagttcggacaagtaaatatcttggtcacttgtccgaatggacaagtaggaaaaaaagttaatgtagagccctgaatgtaaagatttttaaaaaaagttttcacaAACATCTTTGATCCATGTTTCCTTAAACTTAATCTtgcatttccatttttttttttaatctgtagCATAACAGATGGCTTTATTCCTGTATCCAACAGGTTCAAATTCATATTCCAGAAGACTTAATGTCAGCTTCTTGTTTTAACAAGAATATCTTTCACATTACTTGCGAAAAAAAAACTCACACACATTAGATTTTTAATAGTTACACTGtctacagatatatatatagagagagagagagagagagagagagagagagagagagagagctgatCAATCAAACAAGCAACTTTGCCAACATGTTAAACCTGATATATTTATGCATCAGTCAGTTGCAAACCCTTAaggtaaaagtatatatatttgaccccccccccccccaacattaCCACCAATCACTTATTATCAGCATAAAGAGTATAATCACCATTAAACTTGGCTGCAATACTGTCAATCAGAATTTATCTATCTCCATAACAGACACTTACAAACCCTTTGAGTACAAGTATATTTGACACTTTCATCTTATCAGTGCTTTcttattagaaaaaatacaagGTATAATCACCATTGAACTCGGCCGCCATACTGTCAATCAGGTCAGACAGAGTCTGCCCCCTCAGCTGGATGTCTTCCTCACCATCAGCATCTTCATCTTCCCAGTCGTCTTCCTCATCATCCTCATCATCCTTACCGGCCTTACACATGTTTGTCTCTATTTGGTTGGACAGTTCGTTGATGAGCAGTTTATAGATCTTGACCAGAACTGGAATGGTGGTCCATTGAACTGGTtctgaaagaaaatttaaaactgagtaaaagaattttttttaattccctaTATTATAGAAAAGATGACACTAGTATTCTGAACAAATTTCTCCCCCCCTTTAATCTTTtaatgttgacatttttaaattgcctttattcaaaatgtgttaaatttttGCTTCATGTGTCTGTTTTAGAAAGCAGATTCTTTTAAATCAGGTCTTGCTTGcatctatgtacatgtatattgataagTACATCCAGAAATTGATCAagtatattcatttcataatgaCACAAACTGTTTCACCCAACCATCTCTTTGCTACCCCCCTCCCATTATCAATTTTTCTGTCCTAATTTAAATTAGCTTTCATACATACCATGTCTTTCAATGGTGCTGTTCACATACCAATATCAGAAATGAAAGTCTTGTTTATAATAGTACTAATATTGAACATCAGTCCATCTCTTGTTTAGTACTTACACTAGCTCATTTCTCTCTTTGGTACTACTCTCTTACAGTTCGTAGTTCATGATAGAGCCTTACTTACCGTGCTTTATATTCACACCAGCCCATCTCTTTGATCAGTACTGTTTACTTACGGTTGGCCGTTTTGGACCTGGTTCTGATCCCTGAGGTGGGCTGTTCCACTTCCTCCCCTTGGATCATGATCTCCTGCAGTCTGGTGTCGTTGGCCTGTATCGCATGTAGCAACAGCTTACATAGGGCAACAGTGCTAGAAAACAACAGAAAATTGCACCTTAGAAAACTACACCATTTTTATCATCTTCGTTTACACTTTTGAAGACTGAAATTGTCATAAAGGTAAATCAAAAATGCTTTCATTcagaacaacttttttttattttttttttattttaattgctcATACAAGCAAGGAGTATGATGGCTTGTGAGTAccataaaatcacaaaaatgaCTTACTCAAATAgagagtacatgtattacagttCTTAAGTAGGAAATTAGCACTGTACCAAAAATAACTTGCAAGCAATATATATCAAGATACCTTACAGTTATCTTATCTATAGTATGTGTTCTTTACCAGACTTTTCTTTCGTAATTGCCGTAGAAGAGATGCTGGCGGGAGCACCACTCTGTGAGCACAAACTCCAGGGCGGGTTTTCCGGTGGGGCCCGGGACGTTGGTCAGGAAGTCGAGCACAGCAGGCATGTTACTGATCATCAGCTGGGCAAACACCATCACCAAACTCTGAAAACAAATAACAGATGTTATCATACACAACCTTAGTGacatcaatattttcaaaagatgATTCATTTGCATGTTATTTAACTTCAGGGACAGGAATACAGAAGCTTTTTCATCTAAAATCAAAGGAGAGAgggaatgtttaaaaatttcacaAGAGTAACCAAATCATACCACTCACTTTTTGGGCAATGTCCGTTCTCAATGAATATTATGTTAAAAGCATTATAATGTATATGCAGTGTTTGTCTAGAAGTCTTTTAACACAGTCTAAATGACATTTCAGGACTACATTAGTACTAGTCACTTGTCGCACAAGACCGGGAGTCACTTACTACaatgttttttcataaaatattgttGAGCGAAACCAAATGTAGTCACAAAAGAGTCATTCAGCAGAGTTATTGTTTTGAAGTTGTGAAGAGTAGAACCAGAAAGCATTAGTACCTCCATCACACTGAGGGTCTCTGCTTGCTGCATCTTGCTGAGGACCAGTCTCAACATCAGGTCCAAGTTCTCGCCGAGCTGGTTCCCGACCTTTGTGATCACTATGGAGACCAGTCGCCCCACAAAGGAAGCTGTGTGTTCCGAGGTTTTAGGGTCCAGAAGTTTTGATATCACCTGCATGATGTAATACAGTCCGTTGTTACCTGGAAAGGAAAAACCATGACTTATGTAacttacaatacatgtacatgtgcatttaCTTGTAAAGGAATGATCTGCACAACAGATGCAAAGGCATTAACAGCCAACTACGTGTTATACATGCACAATCACATTGAGATAAAATCATTTGCAGAAAGTTTATTAGAATTGGACCTTAAACTGTAACAATGAGACCTGGTACAGAGATGAAGGTTTTCCATGTATGATTTACAAAGACCGAGATATATAATTCAGTATAAGGACTCGTTGTCTTTATTCAATATGCAaaagcatttttattcaaatatgttTAGAATGTTAAAAAACTACATCATTTTAAAGGCAGTTTTGTCCCATCTTTTGAGCAAGACCTTTTACTGTCACTATATCAATAACTAAATAAACCAcatattataatttattatatacagAAAAAGagcttcaaaatataaaattctttaacAAAGAGCATCTGATAAAGAATGGATCGATACTGGTCTACCTTCATAACTAAGGTAACCCAAAATAACTTTCACTTCCATAAACatcttacatgtacaacagaTTATTGCATAAAGTCTGGATAAGAGATGACAGGCtatgttaatttttcatttcagaGCTACTGCACCGACCTTGTTCGTCATGCCACGCCATGACCTGCTCCAGAGCCACTGACAGGAAAGCCCTCAGACACTCTCCCCCATTCTGCATGGCGGCATTGTCGTCCGTGTGTAGTGTGCAGTGAACCGCAGCGGGAAACCCGGTCTTGATCATGACCTCGGACAACGGCCCTTTGTGTGCCCTGACCATAGTCTCCATCATCTCCAGTGATACCTGGAATGATATGTTcatgtaaaaatgaaatgattttctttgaatttctgGCCCACAGGGCATAAAAGATTACAAAATAGGTAGAAAGtcctaaataaacaataaacggCATTCAATGCACTGAACtaatgtacatacatttatttcaCTACTTTATAAGCtagtaaaatacattttaaaattgacattaaacaAATGGACATTTTCATGCTTAAACACAGTACACTTTCTATGAATTATCCTATAGTTTATTAATGAAATCCTCAATCTCTTTTTTTAACACTTCGAAAATCTAGTCTAGAACAAGTTACATGAACTccatacaaaatatgttttttttcccCTACATTACTTTTGCCATACATCAGGATACAATAAGATCCTTTAACACAATGGCCTTGTGGACAgaacatgaaaaatatttccCTATAAATatataccgtatttttccgacgattagtcggtatttttttcatctgaagcagagcacccgacttatcgtcttgttcgacttgtcgtaggctcgtagtcagaattttttttaaaatagcattaaaaatcttggttttaatcatcttgagttggctgtgtgattgaaaattacgttggtgaattcactgttcatctttaataattatcattttcactcatctgtcaacacttaaatacataataataacaacagttattaaaaaatgttacattgtcatttatcaattaaaagttttaccgttccgtttttataaacacatcgtcacatggttctgtgtatcactagtaggaagataacattgcgcagtaaaattgaaaccaagtttgaatggaagaaaatattgcagtaggtccgggggatgttttttaaaatttaattattttatttgtaaagagttgttagtggaaagtataaatcagaaatatttaatggtcaaattcaatcttaaaatacgtaatcggcaattatcaatactactgtttatacaataggctgacaccggttgtgttaataatcttgccctaaggctgagatctttacggcaatttcactccctgtgtatataaagagtaccgttataagagtggttatagttcattgattaattattgtccaattctttgattattgttagatagtttttttaggaaacgtacgtatgtcgtatatcgtcattatcaagtcgtacaaatgatcgatctatttctaacagtgtctatgtaaaacaatagcgtgtaactgcattactggatacaaagtaaacaagtttcatcaaatcatagtaattgctaagctttctgcacttgagatccccctttgaagtcagacacgagacaggtgcatgcctatgacaccggaaattgttaaacaaacattgaccacgcgccgagtcaacaggtggctggttacgtaatggcgaatacactggcgatagtcagagtggatacttattttaatgcttgggaataaaatatttctgacaaagtaagtttagttttgcataacacgcgatatccggaattgtttaaaatgcaagcgactttgtaaaagttgccggtatttgaaaatttgatgcataagtataaagcgtaattgtttaaatgttaatcattaataataattggtagcaatatcggtgacatcgtggcatcatacactgataatgttactgcagttttataggccattttgaagtgataagatcgacgtaTGGTCTGAGATCGACGTATcataggattttgttaaaattttggctaaaaatgggcaattcgacgagtcgtccgcatcgacgagtcgtcgggaaaatacggtataCAGTTTGTTTATTGTATGGACTAACTAACTGACTTACTGGTGGGAGGCTGACAGGAACCTTGTCTGGGGCCTGGAGAATACTGACTAGGGTGGGGAGAAGACGATGTTCAAGGGGACCAGCACAACTCTCGTTGCCGGCTAGTTCCTTGAAAATGTCCTGCACAATGTTCACAACTACTGGATCTAAAAAACATTAATCAATATTACGTTTGTCGGATCTACAAAAATTTTGTTCTATATCTCGATCGTGGCTAGCATAACTAGAttgtaatacaatgtacattgtgaTCTTACTCTCACCCTTTGTGAAACAAAAatggctgaaaaaaaaaacagaattaCCTGAGGAAAACTTGAGAAAGACAGCAATAGTGAGAGGAGTAACTTTGCTCTCTACAGAGGCAGTGAAAGCTTGATCAACctgtaaaagaaaatgtaaCACACATCGAAAAAACCAATTGATTTCTAACTTATCAAAGTATAAAACTATAACATAGATGAAAGGAAAAATTTTGCATCAAATGCAAGGAGAGAAagggaaagaaagaaaataattgtcTTGACAATTACTGAAATTGTGATTGATAATCTAGACCAACTTACAGTTAACAGTATGGACATCGTTTCTAGACACAAGGACAAGACGTCTGAGGAGAACTGGGTGGCGATGGAGAGTAGGCCGTCCAGTATGTTGGATAGGAATGGAATCAGGTACTGAGTGGTGTTGGCCGACTTCAGATGCTGACAGTAGCTGTACACCGCCCGGATGGCGGAGATTCGGATCGTGGGGGGCTGGGTGGCATGGAGTCCACCAACTGTAGACTGCAGGAATCTGAAATTGAGGGGTCAATTTTAATGCAGTCTCATTTAAATATCATCCATAGTATATGTTGATACTTTTCCTTCGTCATATGTttacagtggagcctcacttatccggacacttttgtccccaggccaaatcgtccggataggtgaagcgtccggatatctgaattgtgatatttacctttaatatttatggaaatataactcataaataaattatacaattaaatattttattttgatagccATAAGCACTACAAAAGCATTACAAAGAAaagttgagtttttttttaatttaacaaaacaaaattttgttaaaaacattatttaaggtacatgtatgttttttccACAGGAAAGCAAGCACTACATTCGCTCTCTTGGCCGGTGGTGTTGACATGTTTGAAGCTGCTCAACATTTGTTGATTGAAAATGGAtgaaaatctgtatatattcccttattgataattgtccaagctattttttcattgacagaacTTACCCAAGCTAATTTTACGTATCCATCTTTCTATAGAGTTAATTGCACCCAAGCGATATTTACAAGTAGCGTGAACACTCGTCCACGCCATGTTTGgcaaaaattattattacactGTTAATTGAACACACGCTGTAAAATTAATGTCGATACCCTGAACATCCCAAGCGGTCTTAATAACTATCGTAAACAGaactcaaattatcaaatatttcatttcaattatgtttaaaatgaataggcgTACGAACGATCTAATCACACTACgattaatagaattttaattcaatcaatagatgactttttaaaacacaaattaaacaattttcatgacattttaatcaaacaataacagTTCATAAGTTAAATGGCGACAATTAAACATGTCGCATCCATGGTTATCGTAATATCCTCGGGCGAGTACATAGCGTGACACAGGTGACCCCGATTACCGGACGAAGGCATTGTTTAAAACCAACAACCAGTGTCAG
This genomic window from Crassostrea angulata isolate pt1a10 chromosome 8, ASM2561291v2, whole genome shotgun sequence contains:
- the LOC128161469 gene encoding importin-9-like is translated as MAGAGDHSRSLKEALVESLNAILSPIHNVRISGEEQVKALEVTEEFGVHLAELTVDTQGPLAIRQLSSVLLRQYVDAHWYKHGDKFREPEVPEQAKAEIRRILPVGLKESISKVRSSVAYAVSAIAHWDWPEVWPELFQILMQALTSGDPNAVHGSMRVLSEFTQDVTDTQMGHVAPVILPEMYKIFLHADTFGIRTRSRAVSIFNVCAAMIATMAEIQRGIAKQLLFPFIPQFTQAFIQALQVPDGLTSDSGLKMEIVKAITTLVKNFPKLMSQYINDILPPIWLIFTQSADFYVRTVVNSLEESDDPVDSDGEVLGFESLVYGVFEFVHVLIDTSKFRTTVKSSVNDILYYVILYMQMTDDQVRLWTNSPDQFVEDEDDDSFSYSVRISAQDILLSICSEFPEDSAPALCQAVTKHLTTVEPLKNANDPNWWKVHESCMLAMGSVTDLVTESIQSGKVQFDITGFLQSVVLADMNFCISPFLVGRSLWTASRYTEVTSTSPELLNRFLQSTVGGLHATQPPTIRISAIRAVYSYCQHLKSANTTQYLIPFLSNILDGLLSIATQFSSDVLSLCLETMSILLTVDQAFTASVESKVTPLTIAVFLKFSSDPVVVNIVQDIFKELAGNESCAGPLEHRLLPTLVSILQAPDKVPVSLPPVSLEMMETMVRAHKGPLSEVMIKTGFPAAVHCTLHTDDNAAMQNGGECLRAFLSVALEQVMAWHDEQGNNGLYYIMQVISKLLDPKTSEHTASFVGRLVSIVITKVGNQLGENLDLMLRLVLSKMQQAETLSVMESLVMVFAQLMISNMPAVLDFLTNVPGPTGKPALEFVLTEWCSRQHLFYGNYERKVCTVALCKLLLHAIQANDTRLQEIMIQGEEVEQPTSGIRTRSKTANQPVQWTTIPVLVKIYKLLINELSNQIETNMCKAGKDDEDDEEDDWEDEDADGEEDIQLRGQTLSDLIDSMAAEFNGYDVDDEEEEDPDFSKDPTYQIDLQAYLTEFLQSLSQQACYSTFSSHHNDSEKHVLRTININV